One Pseudomonas brassicacearum genomic region harbors:
- a CDS encoding transglutaminase family protein encodes MRLSISHETAYHYEDQVRASIQYLRLTPHDSERQHVLSWQLDLPRPVRAQLDPFGNILHVLTLDEPHEKIIIGARGQVDIDPLHEAEHESQSALPFLRFTRLTEADEALRAFALQLCKQRRDRTALIDLMHGLNQHMSYAPGSTEIETSAAQAFAGRSGVCQDHTHAFLACVRSLGVPARYVSGYLFSDNSEHLASHAWAEAWLDDAWYSFDVTNQLSRPERHLKLAVGLDYLDACPVRGMRRGGGCEQMHAKVVVTPAPLITVQRQ; translated from the coding sequence ATGAGACTCTCAATCAGCCACGAAACGGCCTACCACTATGAAGATCAGGTTCGCGCCAGTATCCAGTACCTGCGCCTGACACCCCACGACAGCGAACGCCAGCATGTGCTGAGCTGGCAGCTCGATCTGCCTCGGCCGGTGCGGGCGCAGCTGGATCCGTTCGGCAACATCCTTCATGTACTCACGCTGGACGAGCCCCACGAAAAGATCATCATCGGTGCTCGCGGGCAGGTGGACATCGATCCGTTGCACGAGGCTGAGCATGAGAGCCAATCGGCGCTGCCGTTCCTGCGGTTCACGCGGTTGACTGAAGCGGACGAGGCTCTTCGTGCCTTTGCCCTGCAGCTATGCAAGCAGCGTCGCGATCGCACGGCCTTGATCGATTTGATGCATGGGCTGAACCAACATATGAGCTACGCGCCGGGCTCCACTGAAATCGAGACCAGCGCGGCCCAGGCTTTTGCCGGTCGTAGCGGGGTGTGCCAGGATCACACCCATGCATTCCTCGCCTGCGTCCGCAGCCTGGGCGTACCGGCACGCTACGTATCGGGCTATCTGTTCAGCGACAACAGCGAACACTTGGCCAGCCACGCCTGGGCCGAGGCCTGGCTCGATGACGCCTGGTACAGCTTCGATGTGACCAACCAACTGAGCCGCCCGGAGCGACACCTGAAACTGGCCGTGGGCCTGGATTACCTGGACGCCTGCCCGGTGCGCGGCATGCGCCGTGGCGGCGGTTGTGAGCAGATGCATGCCAAGGTGGTCGTGACACCGGCGCCGCTGATCACCGTGCAGCGGCAGTAA
- a CDS encoding circularly permuted type 2 ATP-grasp protein encodes MIRTGFDEMYDADGQVRPHYRAFARWLAETPDELLAQRRREADLLFHRAGITFTLYGDEQGTERLIPFDTIPRSIPASEWRVVERGCIQRVKALNMFLADLYHEQRIIRAGIIPAEQVLANEQYQLAMQGLDLHRDIYAHICGVDLVRDGDGTYYVLEDNLRTPSGVSYMLEDRKMMMRLFPELFAVQRIAPIDHYPNLLLDTLKSASPLDDPSVVVLTPGRFNSAFFEHAFLAREMGVELVEGADLFVRDDKVFMRTTDGPKTVDVIYRRLDDAFLDPLAFNPESMLGVPGLLSSYRSGNVVLANAIGTGVADDKSVYPFVTDMIRFYLDEEPILKNVPTWQCRNPAELSHVLANLPDLVVKETQGSGGYGMLVGPAATTAQIDAFRERIKAKPHAYIAQPTLSLSTCPTFVEKGIAPRHIDLRPFVLSGRETRVVPGGLTRVALREGSLVVNSSQGGGTKDTWVVED; translated from the coding sequence ATGATCCGCACCGGTTTTGATGAAATGTACGACGCCGACGGCCAGGTCCGCCCGCATTATCGGGCGTTTGCCCGATGGCTGGCCGAAACGCCTGACGAGCTTCTGGCACAACGGCGGCGCGAAGCCGACCTGTTGTTTCACCGCGCCGGAATTACATTCACGCTCTACGGTGACGAGCAGGGGACAGAGCGCCTGATCCCTTTCGACACCATCCCGCGCAGCATCCCCGCCAGTGAATGGCGGGTCGTCGAGCGTGGCTGCATCCAGCGAGTCAAGGCGCTGAACATGTTCCTGGCCGACCTCTACCACGAACAACGCATCATCCGGGCCGGCATCATTCCGGCCGAACAGGTGCTGGCCAACGAGCAATATCAACTGGCGATGCAGGGGCTGGATCTGCACCGCGACATCTATGCCCACATTTGCGGGGTCGACCTGGTACGCGACGGTGACGGCACGTACTACGTGCTCGAAGACAATCTTCGTACGCCCAGCGGCGTCAGCTACATGCTCGAAGATCGCAAGATGATGATGCGCCTGTTTCCCGAACTGTTCGCCGTCCAACGCATCGCGCCGATTGATCATTATCCCAATCTGCTGCTCGACACCCTGAAAAGCGCCAGTCCGTTGGATGACCCCAGTGTCGTGGTCCTCACCCCGGGACGTTTCAACAGTGCTTTCTTCGAACACGCGTTCCTGGCCCGGGAGATGGGTGTGGAGCTGGTGGAAGGTGCAGACCTGTTCGTACGCGACGACAAGGTATTCATGCGCACCACTGATGGGCCGAAAACCGTCGATGTGATCTACCGTCGCCTCGACGATGCGTTCCTCGATCCCCTGGCCTTCAACCCGGAATCGATGCTCGGTGTACCGGGGCTGTTGTCGTCCTACCGTTCGGGCAACGTGGTGCTGGCCAATGCCATCGGTACGGGCGTGGCGGACGATAAGTCGGTGTACCCGTTCGTGACTGACATGATCCGTTTTTACTTGGACGAAGAGCCGATCCTGAAGAACGTTCCGACCTGGCAGTGTCGTAATCCTGCCGAGCTTTCCCACGTGCTGGCGAACCTTCCGGACCTGGTGGTCAAGGAAACCCAGGGCTCCGGCGGTTACGGAATGCTGGTGGGGCCGGCGGCGACGACGGCGCAGATCGATGCCTTCCGCGAGCGGATCAAGGCCAAGCCCCACGCCTACATCGCCCAGCCGACGCTGTCGCTTTCGACGTGCCCGACCTTTGTCGAAAAGGGCATCGCCCCACGGCACATCGACTTGCGACCGTTTGTGCTGTCCGGCCGGGAAACCCGTGTGGTGCCTGGCGGCCTGACCCGTGTGGCGCTGCGCGAAGGGTCGCTGGTGGTGAACTCATCCCAGGGCGGTGGCACGAAGGACACCTGGGTGGTCGAGGATTGA
- a CDS encoding PLP-dependent aminotransferase family protein, giving the protein MTNLLLYQRIAQQLAEDIRRGVYQPGERVPSVRKMSSQLNVSHATVLQAYANLEDQGLIRARPQSGYYVHQTPALTAPTPDIARVERPGLVTRSSIIQQVLVESRREGVFPLGAAVPSVDYLPVRALHQQLAKVTRFHSPRAFSYMFSPGFEPLRRQVAIRMRDAGVVVDPSEVVITHGCVDALQMSLRVLTRPGDLIAAESPTYYGLLQLADLLGLKVIEIPSDPVTGMSLEALQLAANQWSIKALVLTTRLSNPLGGTMPEERQKQLLRLASDFDIQIVEDDIYGELMFEQGRTKALKAYDRLDRVIYCSSFSKTLSPGVRIGWMIAGKFQQEIQRLQTFSTHSACSVTQMGIAAYLENGGYDRHLRYIRQEYRKNLSAFQLAVQQYFPEGTQMSRPTGGFILWVSLPGRVNTQELHVRALQQGISIAPGLIFSNTEQFNHCIRLNCGTPWNREAERALMTLGLLATQLCQETASGFL; this is encoded by the coding sequence ATGACCAACCTCCTGCTCTATCAACGTATTGCGCAACAACTGGCTGAAGACATCCGCCGTGGTGTGTATCAGCCCGGAGAACGCGTGCCTTCGGTGCGCAAGATGAGTTCGCAGCTCAACGTCAGCCACGCGACGGTGCTGCAGGCCTACGCCAACCTTGAAGACCAGGGGCTGATCCGTGCGCGGCCGCAATCGGGTTACTACGTGCACCAGACCCCAGCCTTGACGGCGCCGACGCCGGACATCGCCCGGGTCGAGCGTCCGGGGCTGGTGACGCGCAGCAGCATCATCCAGCAGGTATTGGTCGAGTCGCGCCGTGAAGGGGTGTTTCCCCTGGGGGCGGCAGTGCCGAGCGTTGATTACTTACCCGTGCGGGCGCTGCATCAGCAATTGGCCAAGGTCACGCGGTTCCACAGCCCGCGGGCGTTCAGCTACATGTTCAGCCCGGGCTTCGAACCATTGCGACGTCAGGTGGCAATTCGCATGCGCGATGCCGGTGTGGTGGTGGATCCCTCCGAAGTGGTGATCACCCACGGCTGTGTCGATGCGCTGCAGATGTCGTTGCGCGTGTTGACCCGGCCAGGGGATCTGATCGCTGCCGAATCACCCACCTACTACGGCTTGCTGCAACTGGCGGATCTGTTGGGGCTCAAGGTCATCGAGATCCCCAGTGATCCGGTCACAGGCATGAGCCTTGAGGCCCTGCAACTGGCGGCCAACCAATGGTCGATCAAGGCGCTGGTGCTGACCACGCGCTTGAGCAACCCCCTGGGTGGCACGATGCCGGAGGAGCGGCAAAAGCAACTGTTGCGCCTGGCGTCGGATTTCGACATCCAGATCGTCGAGGACGATATCTATGGTGAGCTGATGTTCGAGCAAGGTCGCACCAAGGCGCTAAAAGCCTATGACCGGTTGGATCGGGTCATCTACTGTTCGAGTTTTTCCAAGACGTTGTCGCCGGGCGTGCGTATTGGCTGGATGATCGCCGGCAAATTCCAGCAGGAAATCCAGCGGCTCCAGACCTTCAGTACCCACTCGGCGTGCAGCGTCACGCAGATGGGCATTGCGGCGTACCTGGAAAATGGTGGCTATGACCGACACCTGCGCTATATCCGCCAGGAGTACCGCAAAAATCTCAGCGCCTTTCAGCTGGCGGTGCAGCAGTACTTCCCCGAAGGCACGCAAATGAGTCGGCCCACCGGAGGCTTCATCCTGTGGGTCAGCCTGCCGGGGCGGGTCAACACCCAGGAGTTGCATGTGCGGGCATTGCAGCAAGGCATCAGTATCGCCCCCGGGCTGATTTTCAGTAACACCGAGCAGTTCAATCACTGTATCCGACTGAACTGTGGTACGCCCTGGAACCGCGAGGCAGAGCGGGCCTTGATGACGCTGGGGCTGTTGGCCACTCAATTGTGCCAAGAGACTGCCAGCGGATTTTTATAG
- a CDS encoding ribonuclease E inhibitor RraB produces MSTAYQEDISTSVLRRMKEGGFDFSQFHPIEFYAIFPDEERARRAAGQFRGESLNAQISARDDGAWSLELSRVMYATYDDIGDFEQDFEAVVEPLGGIIEGWGVKQEIRRLQA; encoded by the coding sequence ATGAGCACAGCCTATCAAGAAGACATCAGCACCAGCGTGCTTCGCCGCATGAAAGAAGGCGGTTTCGATTTCTCACAATTCCATCCCATCGAGTTCTACGCCATTTTCCCGGATGAGGAGCGGGCGCGCAGGGCAGCAGGTCAATTTCGGGGTGAGTCATTGAACGCGCAGATCAGCGCCCGGGACGACGGGGCCTGGTCATTGGAACTGAGCCGGGTAATGTACGCCACCTACGACGACATTGGAGACTTCGAGCAAGACTTCGAGGCCGTGGTTGAACCCTTGGGCGGCATCATCGAGGGTTGGGGCGTCAAGCAGGAGATTCGGCGCCTGCAGGCCTGA
- a CDS encoding YkgJ family cysteine cluster protein → MKCREGCGACCIAPSISSPIPGMPQGKPAGERCVQLSVDNLCRIFGEPERPAVCSAFEADIEVCGNSSEDAIRLIGWWEQVTAA, encoded by the coding sequence ATGAAGTGCCGTGAAGGCTGTGGCGCTTGCTGCATCGCCCCTTCTATAAGCTCGCCGATCCCAGGCATGCCCCAAGGCAAGCCCGCGGGAGAACGCTGCGTGCAATTGTCGGTCGATAACCTGTGCCGGATCTTCGGCGAGCCAGAGCGTCCGGCGGTGTGTTCGGCGTTCGAAGCTGACATCGAAGTCTGCGGCAACAGCAGCGAAGACGCTATCCGGCTGATCGGTTGGTGGGAGCAAGTCACCGCAGCGTAA
- a CDS encoding START domain-containing protein, whose protein sequence is MGSLHRMAVMCGLTVLLATATAQAEDWQVVKEQDGIKVSLSEVAGSKYKAYQGVTVMKTTMAKLRALQEDVPGACAWIHECKSQKLVKHEGDKSWTYTQFNTPWPVTARDSVLEVTTVEGADGSLTRNLKGVPKYLPEEQDYVRVSQVEGFWKFVPKGAGQVEVTYQVHTDPGGSVPSWLANKFVVDAPFNTLKALKERAEK, encoded by the coding sequence ATGGGTTCGCTGCATCGGATGGCTGTGATGTGTGGTTTGACCGTGCTGTTGGCAACGGCAACCGCCCAGGCAGAAGACTGGCAAGTGGTCAAGGAGCAGGACGGTATCAAGGTTTCGCTCAGTGAAGTGGCCGGCTCCAAATACAAGGCCTACCAAGGTGTGACGGTCATGAAAACCACCATGGCCAAGCTGCGTGCCCTGCAGGAAGACGTTCCGGGTGCCTGTGCCTGGATTCACGAGTGCAAGAGCCAGAAACTGGTCAAGCACGAGGGCGACAAGAGCTGGACCTACACCCAGTTCAATACGCCGTGGCCGGTCACGGCCCGGGATTCGGTGTTGGAAGTGACCACCGTCGAAGGCGCCGATGGCAGCCTGACCCGCAACCTCAAGGGCGTGCCGAAGTACCTGCCCGAAGAGCAGGATTATGTGCGGGTGAGCCAGGTCGAGGGCTTTTGGAAGTTCGTACCCAAGGGCGCGGGTCAGGTCGAAGTGACCTATCAGGTCCACACCGATCCGGGTGGCAGCGTACCGTCCTGGCTGGCCAACAAGTTTGTGGTGGACGCGCCGTTCAACACTTTGAAAGCCCTGAAGGAACGTGCCGAGAAATAA